A region from the Hippoglossus hippoglossus isolate fHipHip1 chromosome 16, fHipHip1.pri, whole genome shotgun sequence genome encodes:
- the LOC117777015 gene encoding hepcidin-like, with amino-acid sequence MKTFSVAVTVAVVLVFICIQQSSATFPEVQELEEAVSNDNAAAEHQETSVDLWMMPYNRQKRGFKCKFCCGCCSPGVCGLCCRF; translated from the exons ATGAAGACATTCAGTGTTGCAGTCACAGTGGCCGTCGTGCTCGTCTTTATTTGTATCCAGCAGAGCTCTGCCACCTTTCCTGAG GTacaagagctggaggaggcagtgaGCAATGACAATGCAGCTGCTGAACATCAGGAGACATCAGTGGACTTGTGGATG ATGCCATACAACAGACAGAAGCGTGGCTTTAAGTGCAAgttctgctgcggctgctgcagccCTGGTGTCTGTGGACTTTGCTGCAGATTCTGA